Part of the Aneurinibacillus sp. REN35 genome, CCGCTGCCCTTCCGCATAAATCGTATCAAATGCCAATGAAGATTTCCCTGAACCGGACAGGCCGGTCAGCACGACAAACTTATCGCGTGGAATCGTAATATCTATGTTTTTTAAGTTATGGGCGCGCGCGCCCTTAATTGTAATATTTTCGCGGCTCATTCCTTCTTCATCCTTCCGCTTTCATCTCAAGAATTACATCACGCAGCTCAGCCGCACGTTCAAAGTTCAGCGCGCGGGCCGCTTCCTTCATTTCGTCTTCAAGACGCAGGATTACTTCCTTCTTCTCTTTCTTGCTCAGCTTGCTATACGCCTTCTGCGGCAAGTATTCTTCCTGTTCCTCAGCCGCCTTCGTCGCCTCGATGACCTCGCGCACCGCCTTACGGATAGTCTGCGGCGTAATCCCATGCTGCTCGTTATATGCCTCCTGCCGCTCACGCCGACGGGTAGTCTCCTCAATTGCACGTTCGATTGAATGCGTCATTTTATCCGCATACATAATAACATGACCATTAGCGTTACGCGCTGCTCGGCCGATCGTCTGAATTAATGAACGCTCATTGCGCAGGAATCCTTCCTTATCCGCATCGAGAATCGCGACAAGCGACACTTCAGGTATATCTAACCCTTCCCGTAAAAGATTAATCCCAATCAACACATCAAATGTCCCTACCCGTAAATCACGAATGATCTGCATTCGTTCGATCGTTTTAATGTCAGAATGCAGATACCGAACCTTGATGCCGACTTCCTTCAGGTAATCGGTCAAGTCCTCGGACATTTTCTTTGTCAGTGTTGTAACAAGCACGCGCTCTCCCTTGGCGATCCGGTCATTGATCTCACCGAGCAGGTCATCAATTTGACCTTTTGATGGGCGGACATCAAGCGTCGGATCGAGAAGTCCTGTCGGGCGAATCACCTGTTCGACGAAATCAGGAGCCTGCTCAAGCTCATACGGACCCGGTGTTGCGGATACGTATACGATTTGCTTGATATGCTTCTCAAACTCCGCGAACCTAAGCGGGCGGTTGTCCGCAGCCGAAGGCAGACGAAAGCCATGCTCGATCAGCATGTCCTTACGGGCTTTATCCCCGTTATACATCCCGCGAATCTGCGGCAGTGTAATATGCGACTCATCCACCATAATCATAAAATCATCTGGAAAATAGTCGAGCAGCGTATATGGTGTCGCTCCTGCAGGCAGGCCGGTCAGATGGCGTGAATAGTTCTCCACACCAGAGCAGTAGCCCATCTCCTGCAGCATCTCTAGATCGTAGCGCGTACGCTGCTCAAGCCGCTGCGCTTCCAATAACTTGTCATTCTCTTTTAAATAAGCGAGACGCTCTTCCAATTCCGCTTCAATACTTTTGACGGCCCTCTCCATCTTATCCTGCCCCGTCACAAAGTGAGAGGCCGGGAAGATGGCAACATGCTCCCGTTCAGCCAGCACTTCACCGGTCAAGACATCAATCTCCGTTATGCGATCAATCTCATCGCCGAAAAACTCAACACGAACCGCATGCTCGCTGTTAGACGCCGGAAAGATCTCTACAACGTCGCCACGCACCCGAAATGTGCCGCGCACAAAATTAATATCATTACGATCGTATTGAATATCGATCAGTTTGCGCAGCACATCATCACGATTCTTCTCCATTCCCCGCCGCAATGATAAAAGCAGGGAACCGTATTCTGTCGGCGAACCCAAGCCATATATGCAAGATACACTCGCAACAATAATGACATCGTTGCGCTCAAACAACGCACTGGTCGCTGAATGGCGCAGTTTATCGATCTCTTCATTGATGCTGGCATCCTTCTCGATGTACGTATCTGAGTGTGGAATGTAAGCCTCGGGCTGATAGTAATCATAGTAACTTACGAAGTATTCGACCGCATTATTGGGGAAAAACTCTTTAAACTCACTAGTAAGCTGTGCGGCGAGTGTCTTGTTGTGGGCAATCACAAGCGTTGGCTTCTGTACTTTGTTGATTACATGGGCCATCGTGAACGTCTTACCCGTTCCGGTCGCCCCAAGCAGTGTCTGATGCTTCTTCCCATTCAAAATCCCTTCTGACAACTTCTTTATAGCGGTAGGCTGATCCCCCTGTGGTTGATACTCAGAGACCAACTCAAATGTACTCTTCAGCTTTTCCAAGGTTTCACCTTTCCTTCGTCAGTATGCTGCATTTCATTATATCACAATCACATATACGAACATATGCTTTCCATAATTTTTTTCGAACGTAAGTTCTCTCAATACAAGTCACTCTTTTCTGTATACCCATTTACGTGCCGATGCACTACAAAAAACGCTGCTGACCCTATTCGTCAGCAGCGTTTTATCGTCGTTTCTTAGTCGTTTCTTCATTCTGTAAGATTAATTCCACGAATCCAGCGATATCCTGCATAGGTTCCGGCAAGTCCGCTTACTACACCAAGCAGAATAACGGGAAGCGGCTGGTAGGGTCCGTTGAAGGCGGCCATCATAATGCCTAGCGTAGCAATTGCCCCAACCCATATGTTCAGCGACACGCGGGAAATGATTGCGGCGAGAATAAATGGAACGATCAGCGCGATAACATATTTTATGATCATAATGATACATCCTTTCCCTGCTCGAGGGGCATGTCATTGGATCCAGCGTTACGGCTTGTCCGGATTTTGCGGAACAATCCAAACAACTTCCGGTATCCGAGTTCCACATACTCATTTGCCGAAGCATCAGGGGCAACAATCAATCCTAGCTGATGATGATCTCCTTGGTATACCGAACGCTGGACATATTTGATATGTCCTTCTTTATTCATTACTTCCATTTTACAAAAAGCCGATTGCTGCTGCAATGCAGGGTAAATCTCTTCTTTTCCATTGATTTCGTTACCGTTAATCCGCATGATTACATCACCAGTAACAATTTCCATCTCATCCGCCGGGCTGCCAGGCACGACGGCTAATACGCGCACCCCTCTCTTCAACTGAACGTAGAGCGGTGTATGCACGCGGCGCTGCCATTCGCCATAAATACGCAATCCTTCATGTCCAAGCAGCGCTATTACTCCACCGAGTACAGCGATAGGCAGCCATAAGGTACCGAGATAAGCTAGAAGCAATAAGCCGACACCAAGCCAGATAATCACCTTTCCTGCCCGCTGTGCTTTATCATGTGGTGTAGACAATACAGCCAAATCCGCATACCCCATCACCGAGGGAACAGGAAGAAGACTTAAGCCTGCGACTCCTGCATAGAACAGCGGCCATAGACTTGAGTCACCCGGCATGTAAACCGCTGCGCTCGATGCGTCACCCACAATGAATACGCCGACTGGAATCAACCAATATTTCTGGATTTCATACCCGCCGACCACACGCCCGCGTTCGCTTTTGATAAGTACAGGAGATAATCCCTGCTTAGGTACAAGCCGCACAAGCAGACCTTCAGCGATATGCAGCACTGCCACAAGAGCAAGAATCGCCGGAATATCAACCGACTGAAGCCAACCAAGTACCTTCTGCCCAATCCCGCTTATGTTCGCTGAGGGGATGAGCTTTGAAAGTGTCGAAAGCACGATCAGCAGACCACCGCTATAAGCAAAAGACAAAAAGCGAATATGCACCAAAGCCAGCACAGCGCTTAGTCCCCACAACAACAGCACATCATGATACGAAGGCGCCACACCTAGAGCAAGCAGCAGAACAGATGCCGCAATTCCGGCCGCCGCCCCGAATAATAACGCTCGCACCAGCTCTCCCGCTCCCGAAGTAATCCGCGCATGAAACAGCTTACGCTCCTGTATGATCTGCTTTCGGTAGGCCCATAATAACAGCAACGCAAATACATACAGCGCCGGGCTTATCAAAAACTTTGGTATAAGTAGTAATAGATCAACGATAAATCCTGACCAATCCTTCATCTCTATCCTCCCGATCAAAAAATCGAGCAATCAACACGCCTATATCCTCTCTTCTTCATCATAGCCACTATCAAAAGAAAAAACCACAGCATAAAGGCCGTGGTTGTATAATTCGATAAAATATGAGGTGAACCCTGCTTTTTTTCTAATTTGCTTCCCTGGATATTACTTCAAGCGCAGCTTGGAGCTGTAAATCATTTTTTGGATCTTGTATGCGTTTAATTAGCTCTTCTTGCATTGCGCCTGCTGTAGCCTTATCCACCTTTCCGGTGACCGAAAGCTGGTGCAGACTCTGGAATGCCTTGACCGCCGTCTCGGTACGGCTATCGAAGTATCCATCCGTCCTTCCCGGCGGCTGGCCTATACCTTTAAGAATTAATTGAAGATTCTTCACATCCGAGCCGTTCATATCACGTGTAAGCTCTGTTTTAGTAGGCAGCGGAGCCGCATTGAAATAATCGGGCTGCTCAATCTTTACATCCGGAGCGATCCCTTTCTTATGAATCCAGGTTCCGTCCGGTGTTA contains:
- the uvrB gene encoding excinuclease ABC subunit UvrB translates to MKSTFELVSEYQPQGDQPTAIKKLSEGILNGKKHQTLLGATGTGKTFTMAHVINKVQKPTLVIAHNKTLAAQLTSEFKEFFPNNAVEYFVSYYDYYQPEAYIPHSDTYIEKDASINEEIDKLRHSATSALFERNDVIIVASVSCIYGLGSPTEYGSLLLSLRRGMEKNRDDVLRKLIDIQYDRNDINFVRGTFRVRGDVVEIFPASNSEHAVRVEFFGDEIDRITEIDVLTGEVLAEREHVAIFPASHFVTGQDKMERAVKSIEAELEERLAYLKENDKLLEAQRLEQRTRYDLEMLQEMGYCSGVENYSRHLTGLPAGATPYTLLDYFPDDFMIMVDESHITLPQIRGMYNGDKARKDMLIEHGFRLPSAADNRPLRFAEFEKHIKQIVYVSATPGPYELEQAPDFVEQVIRPTGLLDPTLDVRPSKGQIDDLLGEINDRIAKGERVLVTTLTKKMSEDLTDYLKEVGIKVRYLHSDIKTIERMQIIRDLRVGTFDVLIGINLLREGLDIPEVSLVAILDADKEGFLRNERSLIQTIGRAARNANGHVIMYADKMTHSIERAIEETTRRRERQEAYNEQHGITPQTIRKAVREVIEATKAAEEQEEYLPQKAYSKLSKKEKKEVILRLEDEMKEAARALNFERAAELRDVILEMKAEG
- a CDS encoding DUF2198 family protein, translating into MIIKYVIALIVPFILAAIISRVSLNIWVGAIATLGIMMAAFNGPYQPLPVILLGVVSGLAGTYAGYRWIRGINLTE
- a CDS encoding PDZ domain-containing protein, producing the protein MKDWSGFIVDLLLLIPKFLISPALYVFALLLLWAYRKQIIQERKLFHARITSGAGELVRALLFGAAAGIAASVLLLALGVAPSYHDVLLLWGLSAVLALVHIRFLSFAYSGGLLIVLSTLSKLIPSANISGIGQKVLGWLQSVDIPAILALVAVLHIAEGLLVRLVPKQGLSPVLIKSERGRVVGGYEIQKYWLIPVGVFIVGDASSAAVYMPGDSSLWPLFYAGVAGLSLLPVPSVMGYADLAVLSTPHDKAQRAGKVIIWLGVGLLLLAYLGTLWLPIAVLGGVIALLGHEGLRIYGEWQRRVHTPLYVQLKRGVRVLAVVPGSPADEMEIVTGDVIMRINGNEINGKEEIYPALQQQSAFCKMEVMNKEGHIKYVQRSVYQGDHHQLGLIVAPDASANEYVELGYRKLFGLFRKIRTSRNAGSNDMPLEQGKDVSL